The Mycoplasmopsis columbinasalis genomic interval AGTATTGGCTGTATTGAATTGATTCAGGATTTTCTAAAAGGTCTGATAAAGCATTAATTCTTTTAGCGTTATCATCGATTTTGGTGTCGTTTTCTGTACCATCGCCATTAAGCGTTGTATAACCAACTTCAATAAACTTTCTAAGAGCAAGATTATTTTTAAGTTGTCTGAATGCTTTTGTAGCGTTATCGAGAGCTGTTTGTGCTTTTTTCGCAAGTGTCTCATTTGAAAGGTGAGTTGGAGCAACTCCTGATCAATCGGCATCAAAACCTTTTGTCAATCTTACGTTCTTAGTTCCTAATCTAAACTCGCCAACATATTTATTTAAAAGTTCTTCATTTGTTTTTTGTAAAACTGAAATTACTTCAAAAACAGATTGACCAATGTTTTTAGTAATCGATGTAAAATATTGACCTGTTTTTCCGGTGTCAGCAATTCCTTGGTCACCATCAACACCTATTACGTATTGACTTGATTTCATATTTTTAGTAACATATTGTGTTCAACTTCCTGCTACAGGTAAAATTAATTTAGTGTTTTTCTTAATTACACCTTGAACTTTTGTTTGTTTGTCAGTTTTTGCCGCGTCGAAGTTTGTGTCTAATAAAACACTATCTCCATCATTTACTGATTTTAGTCTGTTGTTAGCATTTTCACGAATAAGGTTACCAAAATAAACACCTTTGTAAAAACCTTCATTAAAGTCTGTTACTGCGTTAATATCTGAGCCACCAAATGTTGTAAATGTTCTATTTTGTGCATCGGCTTCATCTTTGAACATATCAGAAGCAGCTAAACCAGCAATAAAACCACCTTCATTTGATTTGTATTGAAGTGAAATAAAGAATCCGTTTGCTCCTTTTTGTGTTACTTCATCAAGAACTTTATCTGAAAGAGTGAAATCAAGAGCAATAAACACAATCTTTCTTGCTTTTAATTTATCAATGTTTGTTTGGTTTTCCAATCATTTTTTTAAATATTCTTCGTGTGTGAAACCATTCAATAAAAGAACTGAATAGCCTTGATTAATTGCGGCATCGTATTGGTCAAGGTAATTCTTGTTGGCAATTGCATAATAACCAACAGCAGCGTTGTTCGCAAAACCTTTTTTATCGTATTGCAATTCATTTTCAGTAGCAAATTTTTGAAGTGCTTCTCAACTTGATTGATTGAATGACTTGTCATTAACTGTTCCTTCATCCAAAATTAATGCAATTTTTTTAACAGCTAATTTCTCGTTAGCAGATAATTTTAAATCATTGTCAACCTTAATATTTGTAACTTGAATATCAGAAGCGCCACAAGAAACAGTTGCAATTGGTAAAATACCAACAACTGGCGCAAGTCCTAACAATAATTTCTTTTTAAAAAACTTCATATATTTCTCCTCTTTAGATACAAGAAATTAAATCTCTTATAATTTTAGATATATTATATATTAAAACCAATGTACTAAGCCATTGTGAAAAACTTATATCGAAAGTTAAAAAACTTTTTTCAGAGAAATTGAATTAAAAGTTGCTCTTATTTTTTTGAAATTTTATTCATTTGTGTCACTAAGCGCTTGGTCAACCAAAGCTTTTCATTCAGCACTAAATTCTAAGTTGGCTTGATCACCGATCAAATTGCTTAAATAATTGAGTCTTGCTTGATTGTCAGCTATTTTTACATTGTTTGTGTTTTTGCAGGAAAAACACCAAAAATATATTGAAAATAAAGGTTAGGTGCAAAATTTTGATCACTCAGCGTTTCCAATGTTAAAAATGTCGAATAAAAAACCATTCTTGCGAATGGTTAAATACATTATTTAGTTTTTGCTGATTTTGCTTCTTTAGATTTTTCTTCTTTAGCTTCTTCAGCTGGAGCATCTAGTGAAACAAGTTTGTTAATTTCAGTTTCAGCTTTGGCTTTTAAGTCATTATATTCTTTAACTTTTTCTGGGTAGTACTTGCCAACCACAGCAACAAACATTTTTTCGTCCGCAGCTTGGGCGCTAAATTGATTTTTAATATCTTGATTTTGTGTAACAAGTTTTAAGAATTCGTAACCTGGAAGATTAACTTCAAGAGCTCTAAGTTTAACAGCTGCGTTAAATTCTTCTTCGCTAAGTTCGAATTT includes:
- a CDS encoding BMP family ABC transporter substrate-binding protein translates to MKFFKKKLLLGLAPVVGILPIATVSCGASDIQVTNIKVDNDLKLSANEKLAVKKIALILDEGTVNDKSFNQSSWEALQKFATENELQYDKKGFANNAAVGYYAIANKNYLDQYDAAINQGYSVLLLNGFTHEEYLKKWLENQTNIDKLKARKIVFIALDFTLSDKVLDEVTQKGANGFFISLQYKSNEGGFIAGLAASDMFKDEADAQNRTFTTFGGSDINAVTDFNEGFYKGVYFGNLIRENANNRLKSVNDGDSVLLDTNFDAAKTDKQTKVQGVIKKNTKLILPVAGSWTQYVTKNMKSSQYVIGVDGDQGIADTGKTGQYFTSITKNIGQSVFEVISVLQKTNEELLNKYVGEFRLGTKNVRLTKGFDADWSGVAPTHLSNETLAKKAQTALDNATKAFRQLKNNLALRKFIEVGYTTLNGDGTENDTKIDDNAKRINALSDLLENPESIQYSQYWKNIYDNALNGTPVNAAPTNSEKPSN